The Mesobacillus jeotgali genome window below encodes:
- the glnA gene encoding type I glutamate--ammonia ligase, which translates to MAKKFTREDIIRLSKEENVKFIRLQFTDILGTIKNVEIPISQLEKALDNKMMFDGSSIEGFVRIEESDMYLIPDLDTWVIFPWTAEKGKVARLICDIKNADGTPFAGDPRGNLKRILKEMEELGFTNFNLGPEPEFFLFKLDANGEPTLELNDNGGYFDLAPTDLGENCRRDIVLELEEMGFEIEASHHEVAPGQHEIDFKYADALTACDQIQTFKLVVKTIARKHGLHATFMPKPLFGVNGSGMHCNMSLFRNGENSFYDPSDKKLELSETAYQFIAGTLKHASGFTAVTNPTVNSYKRLVPGYEAPCYVAWSAKNRSPLIRIPASRGLSTRVEVRSVDPAANPYLAMAVLLAAGLDGIKNKMTPPASVDRNIYVMNKEERVEEGIDDLPPTLAAALDQLKKDEVISAALGDHILEHFIEAKEIEWDMFRTQVHPWEREQYMSMY; encoded by the coding sequence ATGGCAAAAAAGTTCACTAGAGAAGACATTATTCGTTTATCAAAAGAAGAAAATGTAAAATTCATCCGTCTGCAGTTCACGGACATTTTAGGAACAATCAAGAACGTTGAAATTCCAATCAGCCAGCTTGAAAAAGCGCTTGATAACAAAATGATGTTCGATGGATCTTCAATTGAAGGCTTCGTTCGTATCGAAGAATCTGATATGTACCTGATTCCTGACTTGGATACATGGGTAATCTTCCCTTGGACAGCTGAAAAAGGTAAGGTTGCACGTTTGATCTGTGATATTAAAAATGCTGATGGAACACCGTTTGCTGGTGACCCGCGCGGTAACCTTAAGCGTATCCTTAAGGAAATGGAAGAACTGGGCTTCACAAACTTCAATCTTGGGCCAGAACCAGAATTCTTCCTCTTCAAGCTTGATGCAAATGGCGAACCAACACTAGAATTGAATGATAATGGTGGATATTTTGACCTTGCGCCAACAGACCTTGGTGAAAACTGCCGCCGTGACATCGTTCTAGAGCTTGAAGAGATGGGCTTTGAAATTGAAGCATCACACCATGAGGTTGCTCCTGGACAGCACGAAATCGACTTCAAATATGCAGATGCTTTGACAGCTTGTGATCAGATCCAGACTTTCAAGCTAGTTGTTAAAACAATCGCCCGCAAGCACGGTCTTCACGCAACATTCATGCCGAAACCATTATTCGGTGTTAACGGATCCGGAATGCACTGCAACATGTCCTTGTTCCGTAACGGCGAGAACTCATTCTATGATCCATCCGATAAGAAGCTTGAGCTAAGCGAAACTGCTTACCAGTTCATCGCTGGAACTCTGAAGCACGCTTCTGGATTTACAGCTGTAACAAACCCAACTGTAAACTCATATAAGCGTCTAGTACCTGGTTATGAAGCACCTTGCTACGTTGCATGGTCTGCAAAGAACCGTTCACCATTGATCCGTATCCCTGCATCACGCGGTTTGAGCACACGTGTTGAGGTCCGCAGTGTTGACCCAGCAGCAAACCCATACCTTGCAATGGCAGTTTTGCTTGCAGCAGGTCTTGACGGAATCAAGAACAAAATGACTCCTCCAGCATCAGTAGACCGCAACATCTACGTGATGAACAAGGAAGAGCGTGTAGAAGAAGGAATCGATGATCTGCCGCCAACATTGGCAGCAGCTCTTGACCAGCTGAAAAAGGACGAAGTCATCAGCGCTGCACTTGGCGATCACATCCTTGAACACTTTATCGAAGCAAAAGAGATTGAATGGGATATGTTCCGCACACAAGTTCACCCATGGGAACGCGAGCAGTACATGAGCATGTATTAA
- a CDS encoding AMP-binding protein, translating to MILHEIETSSREVIEEIQLHRLKTVVEKVAQRVPFYKKKFEDANFSPEMLKSLEDLEALPFTEKQDLRNHYSFGLFAVPQSELVRVHASSGTSGKPTVVGYTQNDIDMWGEIVARAIALAGGKPGNFLHNAYGYGLFTGGLGLHYGSEKLGMVTVPVSGGNTQRQIMLIEDFKPQVICGTPSYILNIAETMEEMGKDPRDTSLKYGIFGAEPWSEEMRRTLEEKLGIKACDIYGLSEVIGPGVANECHEAQAGLHVAEDHFYVEVIDPDTLKPVKDGEEGELVFTSLTKEAFPIIRYRTGDIASLTKEKCSCGRTTVRMSRVKGRIDDMLIINGVNVFPSQIEHCLLTVPELAPHYQIQILQKRTLKVLELHVEMNEEYFTMIGADPISDSVYQLEQRIQSLLRSQCLISMEVRVHRPKTIPRSEGKAVRIVDKTKEPIGT from the coding sequence TTGATTTTACATGAAATCGAAACGAGCAGTCGTGAGGTCATTGAAGAAATTCAGCTCCATAGACTAAAAACAGTAGTTGAGAAAGTCGCTCAAAGGGTGCCGTTCTACAAGAAGAAATTTGAGGACGCGAATTTTTCTCCTGAAATGCTAAAGAGTCTGGAAGATTTGGAAGCGCTTCCTTTCACAGAAAAGCAGGATCTGCGGAATCACTATTCTTTCGGGTTGTTCGCTGTTCCGCAAAGTGAATTGGTCAGGGTGCACGCCTCATCTGGAACAAGCGGGAAACCGACGGTGGTTGGCTATACACAAAATGATATTGACATGTGGGGAGAGATTGTCGCCAGGGCGATTGCACTTGCTGGTGGTAAACCAGGCAATTTCCTTCACAACGCTTATGGTTACGGGCTTTTTACCGGTGGATTGGGCCTGCATTACGGAAGTGAGAAACTGGGAATGGTGACAGTACCTGTTTCAGGCGGGAATACCCAGAGACAAATCATGTTAATAGAAGATTTTAAACCGCAGGTCATTTGCGGGACACCTTCTTACATCCTGAATATCGCTGAAACGATGGAGGAAATGGGCAAGGACCCTCGTGACACTTCTTTAAAATACGGTATCTTCGGGGCTGAACCTTGGTCTGAAGAAATGAGAAGGACGCTAGAAGAAAAGCTCGGAATAAAGGCATGCGATATTTATGGACTGAGCGAAGTGATTGGGCCAGGTGTGGCAAATGAATGCCATGAAGCCCAGGCAGGACTCCATGTTGCTGAGGACCATTTTTATGTGGAAGTCATTGACCCTGATACTTTGAAACCTGTAAAAGATGGGGAAGAAGGCGAACTGGTTTTTACCAGTTTGACAAAGGAAGCCTTTCCGATTATCCGCTACCGGACTGGAGACATCGCTTCCCTGACTAAGGAAAAGTGCAGCTGCGGAAGGACAACAGTTAGAATGTCACGGGTCAAGGGACGGATTGATGACATGCTGATCATCAATGGAGTCAATGTCTTCCCTTCACAGATTGAACATTGCCTGCTGACAGTACCAGAACTTGCGCCACATTACCAGATTCAGATTTTACAGAAACGAACATTAAAGGTTCTTGAGCTGCATGTTGAGATGAATGAGGAATATTTCACGATGATCGGGGCGGATCCGATTTCTGATTCTGTCTATCAGCTCGAGCAGAGGATTCAGTCATTGCTCAGAAGCCAGTGCCTGATTTCGATGGAAGTGCGTGTGCATCGGCCAAAAACAATCCCGCGTTCAGAAGGAAAGGCAGTCCGGATTGTTGATAAAACAAAGGAACCGATTGGAACTTAA
- the paaA gene encoding 1,2-phenylacetyl-CoA epoxidase subunit PaaA, translating into MENTISFDLLTEEAKYEHFMKRIEAGDKIEAEDWMPDDYRMTLIKLISMHGISEIMGALPEKEWVPKAPSLKRKLGIMAKVQDEMGHGQLLLRVAEDLMKPLGKSRENIIQDLLSGDLKFHNVFHMEAKTWGDAGLIGWLVDGAAIISQTNMLDASYGPYARALKRICAEEVFHAQHGEAIIMALAEGTDEQKAMIQDSIDRWWEALLMFFGPADASTTGTSKQDTTIKYRIRTKTNEELRQDFFTKYIPRVLSLGLKLPDETMHFDQESGMWQYKQPDWSKFKQIIKNNGPKSKDRLRLREISYSNNKWVIDALSAKA; encoded by the coding sequence ATGGAAAACACAATTTCATTCGATCTGCTGACTGAAGAGGCGAAATATGAGCACTTCATGAAGCGGATCGAAGCTGGCGATAAGATCGAAGCAGAAGATTGGATGCCGGATGACTATCGAATGACACTGATCAAGCTGATATCCATGCACGGGATCAGTGAAATAATGGGTGCGCTCCCTGAAAAGGAATGGGTGCCAAAAGCCCCTTCCTTGAAAAGAAAGCTTGGAATCATGGCCAAGGTACAGGATGAGATGGGCCACGGCCAACTTTTGCTGAGGGTAGCGGAGGATTTGATGAAGCCGCTCGGAAAATCACGCGAGAACATCATTCAGGACCTGCTTTCCGGCGACTTGAAATTCCACAATGTCTTCCACATGGAGGCTAAAACATGGGGAGATGCCGGGTTGATTGGCTGGCTCGTCGATGGCGCCGCCATAATATCACAGACGAATATGCTTGATGCTTCCTATGGGCCATATGCAAGAGCGCTGAAGAGAATATGTGCCGAGGAGGTTTTCCACGCTCAGCATGGTGAGGCGATCATCATGGCGCTTGCAGAAGGAACAGATGAACAAAAAGCGATGATCCAGGATTCGATCGACCGATGGTGGGAAGCGCTTCTCATGTTCTTCGGTCCGGCGGATGCGTCTACTACAGGAACTTCCAAACAGGATACAACCATCAAATACAGGATCAGAACGAAAACGAACGAAGAGCTCCGCCAGGACTTTTTTACAAAATATATTCCAAGAGTCCTGTCACTTGGCTTGAAGCTGCCAGATGAGACGATGCATTTTGACCAGGAGTCAGGCATGTGGCAATACAAGCAGCCAGATTGGAGCAAGTTCAAACAAATCATCAAGAATAATGGGCCGAAATCAAAGGATCGCTTAAGGCTGAGGGAAATCTCCTACAGTAACAATAAGTGGGTCATCGACGCATTAAGCGCTAAAGCTTAA
- the paaB gene encoding 1,2-phenylacetyl-CoA epoxidase subunit PaaB, producing MSGSGFYQEFEVFSKRTTTSPMQYQFSLLAPNHELALVMAQENFMRREPVADIWVIKRDDVRKMSLEERQTLQRLDNKDYRNTKGYGYLKKKWRHYEQEMLDEKEILSWGGKQEK from the coding sequence ATGTCTGGGAGTGGATTTTATCAGGAGTTCGAAGTCTTCAGCAAAAGGACGACAACTTCCCCGATGCAGTACCAGTTCTCACTGCTGGCGCCGAACCATGAGCTGGCCCTTGTGATGGCGCAGGAAAATTTCATGAGACGGGAGCCGGTTGCCGATATTTGGGTCATCAAGCGCGATGATGTCAGAAAGATGTCGCTTGAAGAGAGGCAAACATTGCAAAGGCTTGATAATAAGGATTACAGGAATACGAAAGGCTATGGCTATTTGAAAAAGAAATGGCGCCACTACGAGCAGGAAATGCTTGATGAAAAAGAGATCTTGTCATGGGGAGGGAAGCAGGAGAAATGA
- the paaC gene encoding 1,2-phenylacetyl-CoA epoxidase subunit PaaC, whose product MKYELEDALKNEALRDAAVELLFQLADDDFMIAYRGSEWLGLAPHIEEDVAFSSISQDTMGHAAMFYQLLSDLGAGDPDELAHARQSAERKNAILLEKVNGPGTYLTEPHYDWALAVVRNYFYAQAKKVKIESLKNSSYQPLAEAAVKVNMELYYHLLHWKTWFSQLVSAGGEARARMEEAMAKVFDELEGLFSMGDRAEEFTEHHLIDSEETLRTRWMQMMSPVFESLALKMPEQFGMKSGNGRNGEHTADLQAALDTLGEVYSFDPAASW is encoded by the coding sequence ATGAAATATGAACTTGAAGATGCATTGAAAAATGAAGCCCTTCGCGACGCTGCAGTTGAGCTCCTGTTCCAGCTCGCCGATGATGATTTCATGATTGCCTACCGAGGCTCAGAATGGCTTGGGCTTGCCCCTCATATTGAAGAGGACGTCGCTTTTTCCTCAATCAGCCAGGATACAATGGGCCACGCAGCTATGTTCTATCAGCTTCTAAGTGACCTGGGAGCAGGGGATCCCGACGAGCTTGCCCATGCAAGGCAGTCAGCAGAACGGAAGAATGCGATATTACTAGAAAAAGTGAACGGACCGGGTACGTATTTGACCGAACCGCATTATGACTGGGCATTGGCGGTAGTAAGGAACTATTTTTACGCACAGGCCAAGAAAGTGAAAATAGAATCGCTGAAAAATTCCTCCTACCAGCCATTGGCGGAGGCAGCAGTCAAAGTCAATATGGAACTTTACTACCATCTATTGCACTGGAAGACTTGGTTCTCCCAGCTTGTGAGTGCCGGTGGAGAGGCAAGGGCAAGAATGGAAGAAGCAATGGCAAAAGTGTTTGATGAACTTGAAGGGCTGTTCTCCATGGGTGATCGGGCCGAAGAGTTCACAGAGCATCATTTGATAGATTCAGAGGAAACTTTAAGGACGAGATGGATGCAAATGATGTCACCTGTTTTTGAAAGCCTGGCTCTCAAGATGCCGGAACAATTCGGAATGAAAAGCGGAAATGGGCGAAACGGCGAGCATACAGCTGATTTGCAGGCTGCTTTGGATACTTTGGGCGAGGTCTATAGCTTCGATCCGGCAGCGAGCTGGTGA
- the paaD gene encoding 1,2-phenylacetyl-CoA epoxidase subunit PaaD → MLRDKVIEALQTVKDPEIDSVSITELGMLEELEINPEGVLIKLLPTFMGCPALDIIKNNVVKAVSSIDGVEKVDVKFIFHPPWTSDRVTELGREKLKEFGIAPPPRHIAETGEWQADCPYCGSTYTTMENLFGPTACRSILYCKSCKNPFEAMKPVSTLM, encoded by the coding sequence ATGCTGAGAGATAAAGTCATCGAAGCCTTGCAAACTGTGAAGGATCCTGAGATTGACAGTGTATCGATTACTGAACTGGGTATGCTCGAAGAACTCGAAATCAATCCTGAAGGAGTCTTGATAAAGCTTTTGCCTACCTTCATGGGCTGCCCTGCGCTTGATATCATCAAAAACAATGTTGTCAAAGCGGTATCATCCATTGATGGAGTTGAAAAAGTGGATGTAAAATTCATTTTCCATCCTCCATGGACTTCAGACAGGGTGACTGAGCTGGGCAGGGAAAAGCTGAAGGAATTCGGCATCGCTCCGCCGCCAAGGCATATTGCAGAGACTGGTGAGTGGCAAGCCGATTGCCCATACTGCGGCTCCACCTATACGACAATGGAAAATCTCTTTGGTCCGACTGCCTGCCGCAGTATCCTGTACTGCAAGTCATGCAAAAACCCATTCGAAGCAATGAAACCAGTATCAACTTTGATGTGA
- a CDS encoding EthD family reductase yields the protein MVKLIAIYKHPQDKEAFDKHYFETHAPLTAKIPGLRKMEVTRIVGSPMGGEGKYYLMCEMYYDDHEALKAGMKSAEGRASGKDVMSFAGDLVTMMIGEEVNE from the coding sequence ATGGTAAAACTAATCGCGATTTATAAGCATCCACAGGACAAAGAGGCATTTGACAAGCACTATTTTGAAACACACGCTCCACTGACTGCAAAAATCCCGGGACTTCGCAAAATGGAAGTGACTCGCATCGTCGGCAGCCCAATGGGTGGCGAAGGCAAATACTATTTAATGTGTGAAATGTACTATGACGACCATGAAGCATTAAAAGCTGGGATGAAATCTGCTGAAGGCAGAGCTTCTGGAAAGGATGTTATGAGCTTTGCGGGTGATCTGGTCACAATGATGATCGGTGAAGAAGTGAATGAATAA
- a CDS encoding enoyl-CoA hydratase-related protein, producing MNNNYEMIETTVKGQIGLIELNRPKVLNALNRQMVSEVLSAMEAYDNDPSVKVIVLAGKGRAFAAGADIDEMMDADAISMETLNQFTDWDRIAWIKKPVIGAVHGFALGGAFELALCCDMLFAADNAEFGFPEVNLGVMPGAGGTQRLTKLVGKTKAMEWILSGKRITAKEALHYGIINSTFAEEVLMEETMKFADTIAKQAPIAVRLIKESVLKAVDYPLYEGMQYERKNFYMLFATEDQKEGMRAFKEKRKPEFKGK from the coding sequence ATGAATAACAACTATGAAATGATCGAAACGACTGTAAAAGGACAAATCGGATTAATCGAGCTTAATCGCCCGAAGGTCCTGAATGCCCTGAACAGGCAAATGGTTTCTGAGGTTCTTTCCGCTATGGAAGCATACGACAATGATCCCTCAGTTAAGGTCATTGTCCTCGCCGGAAAAGGAAGGGCATTCGCTGCGGGCGCAGATATCGATGAAATGATGGACGCTGATGCCATCAGCATGGAAACATTGAATCAGTTCACCGACTGGGACCGGATTGCCTGGATCAAGAAACCTGTTATCGGCGCAGTCCACGGATTTGCTCTGGGCGGTGCATTCGAACTGGCCCTATGTTGCGATATGCTGTTCGCTGCTGATAATGCGGAGTTTGGGTTTCCAGAAGTCAATCTTGGTGTGATGCCTGGAGCAGGCGGTACCCAGAGACTGACAAAGCTCGTCGGTAAAACGAAGGCGATGGAATGGATCCTCAGCGGCAAGCGCATTACCGCAAAAGAGGCCTTGCATTATGGAATCATCAATTCGACTTTTGCAGAGGAAGTATTGATGGAAGAAACAATGAAGTTTGCGGATACAATTGCAAAACAGGCGCCAATTGCCGTCAGGCTGATCAAGGAATCTGTCCTGAAAGCGGTCGATTACCCTTTATACGAAGGCATGCAATATGAGCGCAAAAACTTTTATATGCTTTTTGCGACAGAAGATCAGAAGGAAGGCATGAGGGCTTTCAAAGAAAAACGAAAGCCAGAATTTAAAGGGAAATAA
- a CDS encoding enoyl-CoA hydratase-related protein: MFETVLYEVRNQVAYITLNRPDKLNAFTQQLNKEIQSAIKSASRDKDVRALVITGAGRAFCSGEDLAGVSDEMDHGEVLRKRYNPMLLELDRCEKPVIAAVNGVAAGAGMSLALACDFRIASEKASFVEAFIHVGLVPDAGNLYYLPRLIGHAKAMELAVFGEKIAADKAKDLGLVTEVYSFDNWNDHVASFAERLANMPTKAIGLIKRNLKASWHSNLEDYLERDAQSQRIAGQTVDHKEGVQAFMEKRKPLFKGE, from the coding sequence GTGTTTGAAACCGTTTTATATGAAGTGCGGAATCAGGTAGCCTACATCACCCTGAACCGCCCTGATAAATTGAATGCCTTCACTCAGCAGTTGAACAAGGAAATCCAGAGTGCCATCAAGTCTGCTTCTCGCGATAAAGACGTAAGGGCACTGGTTATCACAGGTGCAGGCAGAGCTTTTTGCTCGGGGGAGGACCTGGCAGGTGTATCCGATGAGATGGACCATGGCGAAGTGCTTCGCAAACGCTATAATCCAATGCTGCTGGAACTTGATCGTTGTGAAAAGCCGGTGATAGCAGCTGTCAATGGTGTGGCGGCAGGAGCGGGGATGAGCCTTGCGCTCGCCTGTGATTTCCGGATTGCTTCCGAAAAAGCTAGTTTTGTAGAAGCGTTTATCCATGTCGGCCTTGTTCCGGATGCCGGCAATCTGTATTATCTTCCACGGCTCATCGGCCATGCGAAAGCGATGGAGCTTGCTGTATTCGGGGAGAAGATAGCGGCAGATAAGGCAAAGGATCTTGGGCTGGTTACGGAAGTCTATTCATTTGACAACTGGAACGACCATGTCGCTTCATTTGCAGAAAGACTGGCCAATATGCCAACAAAGGCAATCGGGCTGATTAAAAGGAATTTAAAGGCAAGCTGGCATTCTAACCTAGAAGACTATCTGGAGAGGGACGCCCAGAGCCAGAGGATTGCCGGGCAGACCGTCGACCATAAGGAAGGCGTCCAGGCATTCATGGAAAAAAGAAAACCCTTATTTAAAGGTGAATAA
- a CDS encoding aldehyde dehydrogenase family protein: protein MTTVKEQKFEAMAVKRETYQLIINGVRQDSVNGETYKVYNPATGAEVATVAKASKEDAELAVQAARNAFDFGKWRHFPVNKRSRTLNKIASIMRSRFNELVELEILDTGKSLAAAQGQVMQAIEDFEFYAGAIVSHRGAVNSMPGAFQNITEKEPVGVCAQIIPWNYPMMMAAWKIAPAIAVGCSVVVKPASLTPLSAIVLGEICIEAGVPEGVVNVIPGSGSVVGNYLVEHEKVDKVAFTGSTPIGKDIMARASQTLKRVTLELGGKSPSIVFEDADVDAAVAGSLFGIFYNTGQSCEARSRLYVHEDVYDEFIEKFVAKTKQLKLGNPFDKETHVGAVISQDQMDVIDGYVKSAVEDGAQVLTGGKAANLEGYENGFWYEPTIIAETDHSMKAVKEEIFGPVVVVMKFKDEKEAVKLANDSEYGLGSAIWTKDYGRATRVSKQIQAGIVMINCPFSAFPGTPFGGYKQSGFGRELCIETLDLYTETKSIVSYYGSRPLNPFNV, encoded by the coding sequence GTGACAACAGTAAAAGAGCAAAAATTCGAAGCAATGGCAGTAAAACGCGAGACATATCAATTGATCATCAATGGAGTTCGCCAGGACAGTGTAAATGGTGAAACATACAAAGTGTACAATCCGGCGACAGGTGCGGAAGTTGCAACTGTGGCGAAGGCTTCAAAAGAAGATGCAGAGCTTGCAGTCCAGGCGGCCAGAAATGCGTTCGACTTCGGAAAGTGGCGTCATTTCCCTGTGAACAAGCGCTCCCGAACACTGAATAAAATCGCTTCTATTATGCGTTCCCGGTTCAATGAGCTCGTAGAGTTGGAGATTCTTGATACAGGTAAATCACTCGCTGCAGCACAGGGACAGGTAATGCAGGCAATCGAGGACTTTGAATTTTACGCAGGAGCCATCGTCAGCCACCGTGGTGCAGTAAACAGCATGCCTGGTGCATTCCAGAATATCACCGAAAAAGAGCCTGTCGGCGTTTGTGCCCAGATTATTCCGTGGAACTATCCTATGATGATGGCAGCATGGAAAATCGCTCCGGCAATCGCAGTCGGCTGTTCGGTTGTTGTAAAACCAGCTTCATTAACACCTTTGTCTGCCATTGTCCTTGGTGAGATTTGTATTGAAGCAGGCGTTCCGGAAGGCGTAGTGAATGTCATTCCTGGTTCAGGTTCTGTTGTCGGCAACTATCTTGTTGAACATGAAAAAGTCGACAAAGTTGCGTTCACAGGATCTACGCCAATCGGCAAGGATATCATGGCGAGAGCTTCCCAAACCCTAAAGCGCGTGACTCTTGAACTTGGCGGAAAGTCACCGAGCATCGTTTTTGAAGATGCGGATGTTGATGCTGCAGTAGCGGGCTCGCTATTCGGGATCTTCTACAATACAGGACAATCATGCGAAGCTCGTTCGCGTTTGTATGTACATGAAGATGTCTACGATGAGTTCATCGAGAAATTCGTAGCAAAAACAAAGCAGCTTAAGCTTGGCAACCCTTTTGATAAAGAAACGCATGTTGGTGCTGTCATCAGCCAGGACCAAATGGATGTCATCGACGGCTATGTGAAATCTGCGGTTGAAGATGGAGCACAAGTTCTGACGGGCGGTAAGGCTGCGAATCTGGAAGGCTATGAAAATGGCTTCTGGTATGAGCCTACCATCATCGCTGAAACAGATCACAGCATGAAGGCTGTAAAAGAAGAAATCTTCGGGCCAGTAGTCGTGGTCATGAAATTCAAGGATGAAAAGGAAGCTGTCAAACTGGCAAATGACAGTGAGTATGGACTTGGGTCTGCGATCTGGACAAAGGACTACGGCCGTGCTACAAGGGTTTCAAAGCAAATCCAGGCAGGTATCGTCATGATCAACTGCCCGTTCTCCGCTTTCCCTGGAACACCGTTCGGAGGCTACAAGCAATCCGGGTTCGGCCGTGAACTTTGCATCGAAACACTTGATTTATATACAGAAACAAAGAGTATCGTCTCTTACTACGGCAGCCGCCCGCTAAATCCGTTTAACGTCTAA
- a CDS encoding 3-hydroxyacyl-CoA dehydrogenase has protein sequence MKKLVVIGSGVMGRGIAYVSCLGGFETVLIDVEEKQLQNAEQEINSIFDKGIARGKVTLDDAETAKARLKYSNFLAENVKDADLIIEAVPEKLDIKKTIFEVIDQHAPEHCLFASNTSTMSPTEIASFTKRPEKVIAMHFFNPVHKMPLVEIIRGLETSDETAETIQNAAIQMGKETVIINEFPGFVTSRISALVGNEAFYMLQEGLGSPEDIDKAIKLGLNYPMGPFELGDLVGLDTRLNNLKYLHEKLGEKYRPAPLLEQYVKAGRLGRKTGRGVYDYRESVTTK, from the coding sequence ATGAAGAAACTCGTCGTAATCGGTTCTGGCGTTATGGGCAGAGGTATCGCATATGTCAGCTGCCTTGGCGGATTTGAGACCGTACTGATTGATGTTGAAGAAAAACAACTTCAAAACGCGGAACAGGAAATCAACAGCATTTTTGATAAAGGGATTGCCCGCGGTAAAGTGACGCTAGACGATGCTGAAACTGCCAAAGCAAGATTAAAATATTCAAACTTCCTTGCCGAGAATGTCAAGGATGCAGATTTGATTATTGAGGCGGTACCTGAAAAGCTAGATATCAAGAAAACTATTTTCGAAGTGATTGACCAGCACGCACCGGAACATTGTCTGTTTGCGTCCAATACCTCAACAATGAGCCCGACGGAAATCGCTTCTTTTACGAAGCGCCCTGAAAAGGTCATTGCGATGCATTTCTTTAACCCGGTGCATAAAATGCCGCTTGTTGAAATCATCCGCGGTCTTGAAACGAGCGATGAAACAGCAGAAACAATCCAGAATGCTGCAATCCAAATGGGAAAGGAAACTGTCATCATCAATGAGTTTCCTGGCTTTGTCACAAGCCGGATCAGCGCGCTTGTTGGCAATGAGGCATTTTACATGCTTCAGGAAGGATTAGGCTCGCCAGAAGATATCGACAAAGCCATCAAGCTTGGGTTGAATTACCCGATGGGCCCATTCGAATTGGGCGATTTGGTAGGTCTTGATACACGCTTGAATAATTTGAAATACCTGCATGAGAAGCTCGGTGAAAAATATCGCCCGGCTCCATTGCTAGAGCAATATGTAAAAGCAGGCCGCCTTGGCAGGAAGACCGGGCGCGGTGTGTACGATTATAGAGAGTCAGTTACCACGAAATAA